Proteins encoded together in one Cherax quadricarinatus isolate ZL_2023a unplaced genomic scaffold, ASM3850222v1 Contig1867, whole genome shotgun sequence window:
- the LOC138851738 gene encoding collagen alpha-5(IV) chain-like encodes MGGTKPFLLLVLAVAAYGRSMDEPHLKPGGRTAKMTPIWRQSSGVGSVKNLRTAGGNMLTKLALLPCTEEGFFPQPGSCHNFYRCVDWTGTKKRFSVFRFNCPFGTVFDDDLDICNHPKAVKNPPECSGAAANLPLPEPPGTDQSGGTVGTGGSAGGPGSGGYPGSTGGSGGVGGSGRPGGPGSGGYPGTTGGPGGLGGPGSSGGVAGPGSAGSPGGAGGGGSGGYPGGSGGVGGSGGPGGPGSPGGPGGSGSTEGSGSGGYPGGTGGPGSVGGPGGVGGGGSGGYPGGTGGSGGVGGSGRPGGTGSVGYPGTTGGPGGIGGPGSSGGVAGPGSAGSPGGAGGGGSGGYPVGSGGVGGSGGPGEPGSPGGSGSTGGSGSDGYPGGTGGPGSVGGPGSVGGSGGYPGGTGGSGGVGGSGRPGGPGSPGGPGSLGGQGSGGYPGGTGGSGDVGGSGGPGSPGRPGGPGSLGGQGSGGYPGGTGGVGGSGGPGSLGGLGSPGGPGIPGSSGSGGYPGGTGGPGGVGGPGSSGSVGGPGGVGGAGSGGYPGGGGGPGSPGGPGSVGGPGGVGGPGTPGGVGGSGLGGIGGLGGVVGPGGGGGHGSVGGPGAGGYPGSVGGPGGVGGPGSVGGVGGPGSVGGVGGSGSGGYPGGGGYPGGGGYPGGGGYPGGGGYPGGGGYPGGSGYPGGGGYPGGGGYPGGGGYPGSVGGAGVGGPGGAGGTGGAGSTGNIPDSESSGVIPGNVVVGGAGTPGVIPGPGLPGGSGTSGGPGWPGSTGLPGGAGIPGGIGIPGGTGTPGGPGTPGGPGTPGGPGTPGGPGTPGGPGAPGGPGTPGGPGTPGLPGGLGTSGVPGTPGGPGTPGGPGTPVGPGTPGGPGTPGGPGTPGGPGAPGGPGTPGGPGTPGLPGGLGTPGVPGTLGGPGTPGGPGTPGGPGSPGTPGGPGSPGTPGGPGAPGGPGTPGGPGTSGLPGGLGTPGVPGTPGGPGTPGGPGTSVGPGTPGGPGTPGGPGTPGGPGAPGGPGTPGGPGTPGLPGGLGTPGVPGTPGGPGTPGGPGTSVGPGTPGGPGTPGGPGTPGGPGAPGGPGTPGGPGTPGLPGGLGTSGVPGTPGGPGTPGGPGTPGGPGSPGTPGGPGSPGTPGGPGEPGGPGTPGGPGTSGLPGGLGTPGVPGTPGGPGTPGGPGTSVGPGTPGGPGTPGGPGTPGGPGAPGGPGAPGGPGTPGLPGGLGTPGVPGTPGGPGTSGGPGTPGGPGSPGTPGGPGAPGGPGTPGGPGTSGLPGGLGTPGVPGTPGGPVTPGGPGTPVEPSTPGGPGTPGGPGTPGSPGAPGGVGIPGSTGTPGGPGMLGGPGTPGGPGTPGGPGTPGGPGTPGSSGMPGGPGTPGLPGGLGTPGIPGTSGGPGTPGGPGAIGGLGIPGIAGVPGSTGTPGVSEGPGTPGSPGTPGGPGTPGGPGTPGSPGTPGGPGTAGGLGIPGSVGIPGSTGTPGVPGGSGRPGTPGGPGTPGGPGTPGTPGRPGTTGDLGIPGSIGLPGSTGTSGGPGTPGSPGTPGGPGTPGSPGTPGGVGIPGSTGTSGGSGTPGGPGTAGGSGTPGGPGTPGRPGTPGLSGGPGTPGEPGTPGGPGTPGGPGTAGGTGTPGGTGAPGRPGTPGVPGGPGTPGGPGTPGGPGTPGGSGIPGGVGEPGSTGTPGVLGGSGTPGGPGTPGGAGVPGNAGAPGGPGTSGGPGTPGASGGVGIPGGTGIPGVPGGPGTPGGSGTPGGPGTPEGPGIPGGPGTPGGSGTPGGPGAPGSTGNVPGSVPSSVTPGNVVVGPDTNGTTGTDSLAGSGTQVSSASAGVSGSAESPGSDESSGSAESPGSAETSGTSGSAGTLGTPGTPGGAGVPGSAGTPGSAGFPGSAGTPGVPGVAGTPGTPGAPGGAGLAGSAGTPGVPGGAGTPGTPGAPGGAVLAGSAGTPGVSGVPGGVGTPGAPGSAGTPGTPGAPGGAGFPGGAGTLGGPGFPGSAGTPGGPGFPGSAGTPGVAGSVGTPGVPGSAGTPGGAGFPGSTGTPGVPGVPGVPGVPGGAGTPGASGSAGTPGTPGAPGGAGFPGRTGTPGVPGTAGTPGTPGAPGGAGFPGSAGTPGVPGAAGTPGGAGLAGSAGTPGVPGGAGTPGVPGGAGTPGVPGSAGTPGTPGAPGGAGFPGSAGTPGVAGSVGTPGVPGGAGTPGTPGASGSAGFPGSAGTPGVPGGPGGTGVTSVTPPPFALLCYHDNKYRRHPLYCNNYYYCIWDGLNWNIPIFTCPANLIFDEETQQCSYSDDTTKCSGNLAQYPTPQVTPVQGTASTGTTGTATAVATSVGGPATSVATSIEGVATSVATSVEGVGTSVTTSSSSESTPIQNTTDSPIEATTEVIVQTTTEKIWELDESSQFDCPAPGYYPFEGDCVRFYRCFETLNGKLKGLRYKCPTGYGYSETLQRCKLQADLPPCMKKLQAAHLRLSGAIRLTIADLNRFFGDE; translated from the exons ATGGGGGGGACTAAGCCATTTCTGCTGCTGGTTCTCGCCGTAGCCGCCTATG GGCGGAGTATGGACGAGCCTCACCTGAAACCTGGAGGTAGGACTGCCAAGATGACTCCAATATGGCGGCAGAGCTCCGGCGTGGGTTCCGTCAAGAACTTGCGAACTGCCGGGGGCAACATGCTAACTAAGCTGGCTCTTCTGCCGTGCACCGAAGAGGGCTTCTTTCCCCAGCCCGGTTCCTGCCACAACTTCTATCGCTGTGTCGACTGGACGGGCACCAAGAAGCGTTTCTCTGTCTTTCGTTTCAATTGTCCTTTCGGTACCGTCTTTGACGACGATCTTGACATCTGCAACCATCCGAAAGCCGTTAAGAACCCGCCCGAGTGTTCGGGGGCCGCCGCTAATCTGCCTCTGCCAGAACCTCCTGGCACAGATCAGTCAGGAGGCACTGTGGGTACCGGAGGTTCTGCAGGAGGTCCAGGAAGTGGTGGATACCCTGGGAGCACTGGAGGCTCTGGAGGCGTTGGAGGTTCTGGAAGACCTGGAGGCCCTGGAAGTGGTGGATATCCAGGGACGACTGGAGGCCCCGGCGGCTTAGGAGGCCCAGGAAGCTCTGGAGGTGTTGCAGGACCTGGAAGTGCCGGAAGCccaggaggtgctggtggtggtggaagtggtggataTCCTGGAGGCTCTGGAGGCGTTGGAGGTTCTGGAGGCCCTGGAGGACCTGGAAGCCCTGGAGGCCCTGGAGGATCTGGAAGCACTGAAGGCTCTGGAAGTGGTGGATATCCCGGGGGCACTGGAGGCCCTGGGAGTGTCGGAGGCccaggaggtgttggtggtggtggaagtggtggataTCCTGGTGGCACTGGAGGCTCTGGAGGCGTTGGAGGTTCTGGAAGACCTGGAGGTACTGGAAGTGTTGGATATCCAGGGACGACTGGAGGCCCTGGCGGCATAGGAGGCCCAGGAAGCTCTGGAGGTGTTGCAGGACCTGGAAGTGCCGGAAGCccaggaggtgctggtggtggtggaagtggtggataTCCTGTAGGCTCTGGAGGCGTTGGAGGTTCTGGAGGCCCTGGAGAACCTGGAAGCCCTGGAGGATCTGGAAGCACTGGAGGCTCTGGAAGTGATGGATATCCCGGGGGCACTGGAGGCCCTGGGAGTGTCGGAGGCCCAGGAAgtgttggtggaagtggtggaTATCCTGGTGGCACTGGAGGCTCTGGAGGCGTTGGAGGTTCTGGAAGACCTGGAGGCCCTGGAAGTCCCGGAGGCCCTGGAAGCCTCGGAGGCCAGGGGAGTGGTGGATATCCTGGTGGCACTGGAGGCTCTGGAGACGTTGGAGGTTCTGGAGGACCTGGAAGCCCTGGAAGACCCGGAGGCCCTGGAAGCCTCGGAGGCCAGGGGAGTGGCGGATATCCTGGTGGCACTGGAGGCGTTGGAGGTTCTGGAGGCCCTGGAAGCCTCGGAGGCCTTGGAAGCCCTGGAGGCCCTGGAATCCCCGGAAGCTCTGGAAGTGGTGGATATCCCGGGGGCACTGGAGGCCCTGGCGGCGTAGGAGGCCCTGGAAGCTCTGGAAGTGTCGGAGGCccaggaggtgttggtggtgctggaagTGGTGGATATCCCGGTGGCGGAGGAGGCCCTGGAAGCCCTGGAGGCCCTGGAAGTGTCGGAGGACCTGGCGGCGTTGGAGGCCCTGGAACTCCTGGAGGCGTGGGTGGCAGTGGACTAGGAGGAATCGGAGGACTAGGAGGTGTTGTAGGACCTGGAGGCGGTGGTGGCCATGGGAGTGTTGGAGGGCCAGGTGCAGGTGGATACCCTGGGAGCGTTGGAGGTCCAGGAGGTGTTGGAGGTCCTGGAAGTGTCGGAGGTGTTGGTGGCCCTGGAAGTGTCGGAGGTGTTGGTGGATCTGGAAGTGGGGGATACCCTGGAGGCGGTGGATACCCTGGAGGCGGTGGATATCCTGGAGGTGGTGGATACCCTGGAGGCGGTGGATACCCTGGAGGCGGTGGATACCCTGGAGGCAGTGGATACCCTGGAGGAGGCGGATACCCTGGAGGCGGCGGATATCCTGGAGGTGGCGGATACCCTGGCAGCGTAGGTGGAGCTGGAGTTGGAGGTCCTGGAGGGGCGGGAGGAACTGGTGGCGCTGGAAGCACTGGAAACATTCCAGACTCGGAAAGCAGTGGCGTCATTCCTGGAAACGTTGTTGTTGGAGGTGCTGGAACACCTGGAGTCATTCCAggacctggattacctggaggaaGTGGAACATCTGGAGGTCCTGGATGGCCTGGAAGTACAGGATTGCCTGGAGGAGCTGGAATCCCTGGAGGTATAGGAATACCTGGAGGCACTGGCACTCCTGGAGGACCTGGCACGCCTGGAGGACCTGGCACGCCTGGAGGTCCTGGAACCCCCGGAGGCCCTGGAACGCCTGGTGGTCCTGGAGCACCTGGAGGCCCTGGAACGCCTGGAGGACCCGGAACACCTGGATTGCCTGGAGGTCTTGGAACGTCTGGAGTACCTGGAACGCCTGGAGGTCCTGGAACACCTGGAGGTCCTGGAACGCCTGTAGGGCCTGGCACGCCTGGAGGTCCTGGAACACCCGGAGGCCCTGGAACGCCTGGTGGTCCTGGAGCACCTGGAGGTCCTGGAACGCCTGGAGGACCTGGAACTCCTGGATTGCCTGGAGGTCTTGGAACGCCTGGAGTACCTGGAACACTTGGAGGTCCTGGAACACCTGGAGGTCCTGGAACGCCTGGTGGTCCTGGAAGCCCTGGAACGCCTGGTGGTCCTGGAAGCCCTGGAACGCCTGGTGGTCCTGGAGCACCTGGAGGTCCTGGAACGCCTGGAGGACCTGGAACATCTGGATTGCCTGGAGGTCTTGGAACGCCTGGAGTACCTGGAACGCCTGGAGGTCCTGGAACACCTGGAGGTCCTGGAACGTCTGTAGGACCTGGCACGCCTGGAGGTCCTGGAACACCCGGAGGCCCTGGAACGCCTGGTGGTCCTGGAGCACCTGGAGGTCCTGGAACGCCTGGAGGACCTGGAACTCCTGGATTGCCTGGAGGTCTTGGAACGCCTGGAGTACCTGGAACGCCTGGAGGTCCTGGAACACCTGGAGGTCCTGGAACGTCTGTAGGACCTGGCACGCCTGGAGGTCCTGGAACACCCGGAGGCCCTGGAACGCCTGGTGGTCCTGGAGCACCTGGAGGTCCTGGAACGCCTGGAGGACCTGGAActcctggattacctggaggtcttGGAACGTCTGGAGTACCTGGAACACCTGGAGGTCCTGGAACACCTGGAGGTCCTGGAACGCCTGGTGGTCCTGGAAGCCCTGGAACGCCTGGTGGTCCTGGAAGCCCTGGAACGCCTGGTGGTCCTGGAGAACCTGGAGGTCCTGGAACGCCTGGAGGACCTGGAACATCTGGATTGCCTGGAGGTCTTGGAACGCCTGGAGTACCTGGAACGCCTGGAGGTCCTGGAACACCTGGAGGTCCTGGAACGTCTGTAGGACCTGGCACGCCTGGAGGTCCTGGAACACCCGGAGGCCCTGGAACGCCTGGTGGTCCTGGAGCACCTGGAGGTCCTGGAGCGCCTGGAGGACCTGGAACGCCTGGATTGCCTGGAGGTCTTGGAACGCCTGGAGTACCTGGAACACCTGGAGGTCCTGGAACATCTGGAGGTCCTGGAACGCCTGGTGGTCCTGGAAGCCCTGGAACGCCTGGTGGTCCTGGAGCACCTGGAGGTCCTGGAACGCCTGGAGGACCTGGAACATCTGGATTGCCTGGAGGTCTTGGAACGCCTGGAGTACCTGGAACGCCTGGAGGACCTGTCACACCTGGAGGTCCTGGAACGCCTGTAGAACCTAGCACGCCTGGAGGTCCTGGAACACCTGGAGGCCCTGGAACGCCTGGAAGTCCTGGAGCACCTGGAGGTGTTGGAATACCTGGAAGTACAGGAACACCTGGAGGTCCTGGAATGCTTGGTGGTCCTGGAACGCCTGGAGGTCCTGGAACACCTGGAGGACCTGGTACGCCTGGAGGTCCTGGAACGCCTGGAAGTTCTGGAATGCCTGGAGGACCTGGAACACCTGGATTGCCTGGAGGTCTTGGGACACCTGGAATACCTGGAACGTCTGGAGGTCCTGGAACACCTGGAGGTCCTGGAGCTATCGGAGGCCTTGGAATTCCTGGAATTGCAGGAGTACCTGGAAGTACGGGAACACCTGGAGTGTCTGAAGGGCCTGGAACGCCTGGAAGTCCTGGAACACCTGGAGGACCTGGTACTCCTGGAGGTCCTGGAACGCCTGGAAGTCCTGGAACTCCTGGAGGACCCGGAACTGCTGGAGGCCTAGGAATTCCTGGAAGTGTAGGAATACCTGGAAGTACAGGAACACCTGGAGTGCCTGGAGGATCTGGAAGACCTGGTACGCCTGGAGGTCCTGGAACTCCTGGAGGTCCTGGAACTCCTGGAACTCCTGGACGACCTGGAACTACTGGAGACCTAGGAATTCCTGGAAGTATAGGACTACCTGGAAGTACAGGAACATCTGGAGGCCCTGGAACACCTGGAAGTCCTGGAACACCTGGAGGCCCTGGAACGCCTGGAAGTCCTGGAACGCCTGGAGGTGTTGGAATACCTGGAAGTACAGGAACATCTGGAGGCTCTGGAACGCCTGGTGGTCCTGGAACTGCTGGAGGTTCTGGGACGCCTGGAGGTCCTGGAACGCCTGGAAGACCTGGAACACCTGGATTGTCTGGAGGTCCTGGAACGCCTGGAGAACCTGGAACGCCTGGAGGACCTGGAACGCCAGGAGGTCCTGGAACGGCTGGAGGTACTGGAACGCCTGGAGGTACTGGAGCACCAGGAAGACCTGGAACACCTGGAGTGCCTGGAGGACCTGGAACGCCTGGAGGTCCTGGAACACCTGGAGGTCCTGGAACGCCTGGAGGATCTGGAATACCTGGAGGTGTAGGAGAACCTGGAAGCACAGGAACACCTGGAGTGCTTGGAGGTTCTGGAACGCCTGGAGGACCTGGAACGCCTGGAGGTGCAGGAGTACCTGGAAATGCAGGAGCACCTGGAGGTCCTGGAACGTCTGGTGGTCCTGGAACTCCTGGAGCGTCTGGAGGTGTAGGAATACCTGGTGGCACCGGAattcctggagtacctggtggtcCTGGAACTCCAGGAGGCTCTGGAACTCCTGGAGGTCCTGGAACTCCTGAAGGTCCTGGAATTCCTGGAGGTCCTGGAACCCCTGGAGGCTCTGGTACTCCTGGAGGTCCAGGAGCTCCTGGTAGCACCGGGAATGTCCCTGGGTCAGTACCCAGTAGTGTCACTCCAGGAAATGTAGTTGTTGGACCCGACACGAATGGAACCACTGGAACGGATAGCCTGGCAGGTTCTGGAACACAAGTAAGTTCTGCAAGTGCTGGAGTGTCTGGAAGTGCTGAAAGCCCAGGAAGTGATGAAAGCTCAGGAAGTGCTGAAAGCCCAGGAAGTGCTGAAACCTCAGGAACCTCTGGAAGTGCTGGAACTTTAGGAACCCCTGGGACTCCTGGAGGTGCTGGAGTCCCTGGAAGTGCTGGAACACCTGGAAGTGCTGGATTCCCTGGAAGTGCTGGAACCCCTGGAGTTCCTGGAGTTGCAGGAACACCTGGAACCCCTGGAGCACCTGGAGGTGCTGGATTAGCTGGAAGTGCTGGAACCCCTGGAGTCCCTGGAGGTGCTGGAACACCTGGAACTCCTGGAGCACCTGGAGGTGCTGTATTAGCTGGAAGTGCTGGAACCCCTGGAGTTTCTGGAGTCCCTGGAGGTGTTGGAACACCTGGAGCACCTGGAAGTGCAGGAACACCTGGAACCCCTGGAGCGCCTGGAGGTGCTGGATTCCCTGGAGGTGCTGGAACCCTTGGAGGTCCTGGATTCCCTGGAAGTGCTGGAACCCCTGGAGGTCCTGGATTCCCTGGAAGTGCTGGAACCCCTGGAGTTGCTGGAAGTGTTGGAACCCCTGGAGTACCTGGAAGTGCTGGAACACCTGGAGGTGCTGGATTCCCTGGAAGTACTGGAACCCCTGGAGTTCCTGGAGTTCCTGGAGTTCCTGGAGTCCCTGGAGGTGCTGGAACACCTGGAGCATCTGGAAGTGCAGGAACACCTGGAACCCCTGGAGCGCCTGGAGGTGCTGGATTCCCTGGACGTACTGGAACCCCTGGAGTTCCTGGAACTGCAGGAACACCTGGAACCCCTGGAGCACCTGGAGGTGCTGGATTCCCTGGAAGTGCTGGAACCCCTGGAGTTCCTGGAGCTGCAGGAACACCTGGAGGTGCTGGATTAGCTGGAAGTGCTGGAACACCTGGAGTCCCTGGAGGTGCTGGAACACCTGGAGTCCCTGGAGGTGCTGGaacacctggagtacctggaagTGCAGGAACACCTGGAACCCCTGGAGCACCTGGAGGTGCTGGATTCCCTGGAAGTGCTGGAACCCCTGGAGTTGCTGGAAGTGTTGGAAcccctggagtacctggaggtgCAGGAACACCTGGAACCCCTGGAGCATCTGGAAGTGCTGGATTCCCTGGAAGTGCTGGAACCCCTGGAGTTCCTGGAGGTCCTGGAGGAacgggtgttaccagtgttactccGCCACCCTTCGCTCTCTTGTGTTACCACGACAATAAGTACCGTCGCCACCCGCTCTACtgcaacaactactactattgcaTCTGGGATGGCCTCAACTGGAACATCCCTATCTTTACTTGTCCGGCAAATCTTATCTTCGATGAGGAAACTCAGCAGTGTTCCTACTCTG ACGATACAACAAAATGTAGCGGGAACCTCGCCCAGTATCCGACACCCCAGGTTACGCCAGTACAGGGAACtgctagcacaggcaccacagGAACTGCGACTGCGGTGGCTACGTCAGTAGGGGGACCTGCGACTTCAGTGGCTACGTCAATAGAGGGAGTTGCGACTTCGGTGGCCACATCGGTAGAAGGAGTTGGGACTTCGGTGACCACATCTTCCTCCTCCGAGAGCACGCCCATCCAGAACACGACAGATTCACCTATCGAGGCGACCACAGAAGTCATAGTCCAGACTACAACAGAGAAAATTTGGGAG CTGGATGAATCGAGCCAGTTCGACTGCCCAGCACCCGGCTATTATCCCTTCGAAGGAGACTGCGTTCGCTTTTACAGGTGCTTCGAGACGCTGAACGGCAAACTTAAAG GTCTCCGCTACAAGTGTCCAACAGGCTACGGCTACTCTGAAACGCTACAGAGATGTAAGTTGCAAGCAGATCTTCCGCCCTGCATGAAGAAGCTGCAAGCGGCCCACTTGCGCTTATCAGGAGCCATCCGTCTCACGATCGCCGATTTGAATCGCTTCTTCGGCGATGAGTAA